Genomic window (Clostridia bacterium):
AGGCAAACAAAGTTTGTACAAACTTACAAGAACGACACCAAATGAAGAAAACACGCAAAGTTTTGCGTGTTTTCTTTTGATAAATGCGTTTTTGCTATGAACAAACTTCGCCTCTCGACGTACCTTTGTACGCCTTCGGGTTGCCCCAAACCGCGATATAGCACGGTTTGGGCTCAGTTTGTCCATTCCAAACATTTTTTCCTATTCCCTAAAAAAGGGGCTGTAATAAATTTACAGTCCCTCTATTTTTATGCTTTTTTGCGAATATCTAAAATTCTGATAATGGCAGGGCTTACAATCATGTTAATCACCAGTTCAACAATGAAGTTAAGACCCACAAAGCCCACAATCATGAACAAAAATACATTCTGTCCTGCATTGCTCGCCATACTGCTTACGCCCTGGAAGAAGAACATCACACAGCCCAAAAGGAAAACTGCGGTGTTCACCACGGGGCAAACCACACCTGCCGCAAATACGGCGAAAATTTTGTTGCGGTCTGCAAATTTTTGGTATGTATATGCAGCAGCGAGTCCGCAAAGGGCACCTTTTGCCAGTACCGTAATAAAAGTACCGCCGATGTTCCAGGTCATGAACATACTGGTGGTCGGGTCTGCCAGCACATTGATGCCAAACACCAACCCTAACCACACTGCAGCTTTTGTTCCGCAAAGTGCTGCGCCGATGACAATGGGAATCAGCGTAAGGGTAATGGACACCGTCCCAACCTTAAACACCGTTCCGACCCAGTATAAAACCACAACCAAAGCGGTTAAAATACCGGTCAGCACCATGTTCTTTGTTTTTTCCGCGCGGGTAAGCGCTTTCGGCTTTGCCACAACCGTCTTCTGCGTTTTTACGCGGTCTGCTCGTTTTTTGTTTTTTGTTTTCATAAAAATTGCCTCCTTGCTGTCGTCCGCAAAATGCGGTACAACGCTTTTTTATATTTACCCCCTTAAACGGGAGAAAATATTCATTTGTTCTTTTGATAAATGGTGTACAAGCCCTTAAGAAGCAGGTCACCATCCAACGTGATTTTATGCTTACAATGGGGCACAATCACGTTTGCCATACCGCCGGTTGCCACCACAGGAATGTCTTTGCCAATCTCCTCTAAATATCTGTCCAGCATACCGTCCAGCATTGCCGCGTTGCCGTAAACCACACCGCCGCGCATACAATCCACCGTGTTTTTCCCAATCACGGATTTGGGTGCCTCAAGTCCCACCTGCGGCAGCTGTGCCGTGCCGGAGGAAAGGGCTTTTAAGCCCATCATAACGCCCGGGATAATGGATGCGCCCTCAAAAGTTCCTTTGTCGTTTACATACAAAATTTTAGTGGCTGTACCCATGTCCACAATCAGGCAGGGGCTACCGTATAGGTTATGTGCCGCAACACAACAGCAAATTAAGTCCGCGCCCACCGAAGAGGGGTCGTCACAATGGATATTGATGCCCGTTTTTACACCCGGTCCTACCAAAATCGGCTCTACCTTGCAGACAAACCGAACCGCCTTTTCCATAATGCGGTTAAGAGGCGGTACAACCGATGAAATAATCGCACCCGAAATCATGTCCTGCGCCACATTATGAATATTTAAAATGGTCAAAAGCTTGCCTGCATATTCGTCCTCGGTTAAGGTCGCATCCGTTGCAATGCGTGCCACGAATTTCAGTTGCTCGTTGAAGAAACCACCAAGCACAATGTTGGTGTTTCCGATATCTATCGTAAGAATCATTTTCTTCCCTCAAAACATGTTTGTAATCTGGTCCTTTGTGCAGTAGCCGATTTTAGTGTCTTGCAGCTTACCGCCTTTAAAATACAGCAGGGTCGGGATGCTCTGAATACCAAACTGCATAGCAAGTGCACCCTCTTGGTCTACATTGACTTTGCCAACCTTTACTTTTCCTGCATATTCTTCTGCGATTTCCGCAACAATCGGCGCAATCATCTGGCAAGGTCCGCACCAGGTTGCCCAAAAGTCCAGCAAAACGGGTAAATCGCTCTTTAAAACTTCCTGTTCAAAATTTGCACTTGTAACTGTAATTTCCATTACGCATCCTCCTCTAACGATTTGTAGTATAACATACAATGGCAATAGCCTTCAAAGCTTTCGTCTGCAATCTGCTCTCTGAATTCCTTGCACATGCATTTATAGTCTTCGGTTTTCTCCACACGGCAGGGACAATATCCGCCTTTTTGCTTTAATCCCTCTTTGATAACCTTGACCACCTCGGGATTGGGATTGAGTTTGATTTTCATTGAATAAACCCCTTTCTGCCATTAGTTTAACATATTTTTTTAAGATTATCAAGTGTTTCTCATGTTTTTTTCCGGGCGAGGCATAATAATCTTGATTCTGATGCCCTTTTATGATAAAATAGTAAAGTCAAAATTTTAAAGTTGGTGATTATTTGAAGAATTCAGTAAAAAAAGACGGTATTGTCATTGGTGCGGCGCTGTTTTCCATGTTTTTTGGCGCAGGCAATATGATTTTTCCGCCATTTTTGGGCTTTGAAGCCGGTACACAATGGTTTATCGCATTTATCTGCTATTTCCTGGCGGACATCGGGCTTGCCGTGCTGACCGTTTTTGCCCTTTTGAAAAACGACTTACCCGAATCCCTTTTTGATGGACTCGGAAAATTTTTACCGAAACTGCTGATGCTCAGCGTGGTTTTGTGTATCGGACCGATTATCTGTATTCCCCGTACCGGTGCAACCACCTTTGAGCTTTCTTTATTGCCGTTATTTCCTGCACTGAATCCCATTCCCTTTTACATTGCTTTTTTTGCGCTGGTTTATGTGCTTTGTATTAAAAAATCAGCGGTGGTGGATGTGGTCGGCAAGGTGTTAACGCCCGTCTTATTTTTAGGCTTACTGGTACTGATTGCTTTAGGCATTTTCGCCTTTGACGGCAATCTTTCCGCGCCCAAAACCTTAAGTGTCGCCGCCGCAGGCATTCAGGCAGGCTACCAGTCCATGGACGTGCTTGCCGCCATCATTTTCGGTGCGCTGATTACACACAGTGCTGTGGAAAAAGGACATACCGAAAAATCCGCCAAGCGCAACACGATTGCAATTGCAAGCTTTGTGGCAGGCTTTGGGCTTTTGGTGGTATATTTGGGCTTAACCTTTTTAGGTGCCGTATTTTCCACCTCTCCTAACTTTACCATGCACACCGGACGCACCGAGCTTTTAACAGAAATCATCCGTCAGCTGTTTCCGGGAAACTTCGGACTTTGGTTTTTTGCGGTGGTGGCAGGGTTTGCGTGCCTTTCTACCGCCATTGCCCTGACAGGCGCTTGCGCGGACTATATCAGCACCCTTTCGGGCGGGAAAATCAAATACAGCCATCTGGTGCTGATCATCTGCATTTTCAGCGCAGTTGCTTCCTGCATCGGTGTGGACGGGCTGGTCAATTTTGCTTCTCCCATTTTAAGCATTCTGTATCCGCCTATTCTGATTATGATTCTGCTGTGCTTTGTTCGGCAGAAGCTTCCAAAATTTATTGTTCGTTTGTGTGCAGGTCTTGGTTTTGCAGTCGGCATATTGCAGGTTTTGCAAAGCTACGGCATCCGATTTACATTCTTTAACGCACTTCCCTTTGCAAATATGGATTTGCATTGGGTTGTACCCGTAGCAGTTTGTTGCATGATAGGCTTTATTCTCAAAAAGCTACTACCTCATAAATAAAAAATGTCGGCATATGAGGCATACTATAAAGAAAAGTAATTTTAAAAGGCAGAAACGATTGATTTCGTTTCTGCCTTTTTCGTAGGGTTGGGCGGTTTCCGACGAACCGCTTGTAGTGTATGCTCACACTGACCCGTTTTTAAGGTCTTAGGATATCCTAAACGTTTGGAAAATGATATACATTTTCCCCGCCTGTTGCGGTACCGGACAAAAATTTAATTTAAAATAATCTCAGCCATTCCAATTTCCCCAACGCTTGCCCAATTAACACTTGCACACATTTCTATTTTAAGTTGTAGTGCGTTGTCTATATTTAATGTATATTTTTGGGGTAAACTTCCTATTTTTATTTCAACAGTTTTTATTAATTTATCATCTGCATATATACGAAATTCAGAATCACGTGACAACTGGTTATCCACTGCACCTGCCATGAACGTTAAAGTTTTATATTTGCCGTCTAAGTTATAAAAAGCAGCATTTCCTGCATTCCCATTACTGTTGGTTATAGCCGTAGCATAAAATCCGTTAGAATATTTTTTTCCACCCATTTCAAAGTATTTACCATTTTTAGTCGTACATTCTTCGTAATACGTACTATTAAATTGAAACGCCGGACAAACATCCATCATATATTTCACATTTCCAGGTTTATCCCCAAGATATACACTTTGTGTTGCTCCATCCCATGTAACGATTTTGCCAATTGCTTCACCTACAGCACGAACAGGCAAGTATGTAGTACCGTTATAAATAAACGGCTCAACCGCGTTCCCTGTAGCATCTTTTGGTTCAATTTTTACACCGTCAACATAAATTTTTACGTTGTTATACAGTGCCTCAATCATTTCTGTTCTACTTCTTGCAAAAGCTATCCCACTTGTCAGTATTGCCCCAATCAGAATACCTGCAACCAACCCTTGTAATCTGTTTTTCATTCTGTTTTTTTCCTCCATTTCAATTTGTATATTACACTTTCCAATTTGCGAAACAAAAAGAAAAACCTGCCTCCTTTCCTCATTACTTATTTACAAATTAAAAAATGCGCCTACCAGAGTAGACGCATAAAAAACGTCAACTCCGATAGTCGCCAAACTAACTTAAATAGAGATAGGAATATTCCACAACAATATTTAGTGGAGTCAACATTTTTATCAAATCCAAAATATTGTTGCAGAAAAAAGAGTATAATATTCCTAAAAACAAAAATACTGCTAAATCTTAATTATTAAGTTAGTTTGGCACAATTAGTATATCACATTTTTTATGTTATATCAATATTTTTTTAAACTTTTATTTAGCTTGATTTTGTATCCGGCACTATACCAAGCAAGGAAATATAAGGCATTTTCCAAATATTTAGGATATCCTAAAACCTTATAAAACGGGCGATTCGTGAATTGCCCCTACGACAAAAGGCAGAAACGATTGATTTCGTTTCTGCCTTTTGAATTACTGTCCTTAAGAGTATGTCCCTTATGCCGACATTTTTGTTTTACCAGTTAAAGTACGGGTCACCGCCACCGGCTGTTCTGTGGTAGTCCAAAAGTTCCACTGTACCGGTTGCCATGTTGTATCTGCTTAAATAGCCATAATTTCCGCTGTAATAGGAATAATAGAGTAAATCCCCTGTAATGGCATGAATGTTTGAAATAGAAGTATCTGAATTCAAAATCACCTCGCTGTTATCCCCGTTATAGCGCACCACTTTTTTGCCGGTTACATAGTACACTTCCCCATTTTCACCCGGCAGAATATTGTAATCATAAATGCTTTTACAGCTTGTAATCTGTTTTACCTCACCGGTTTTCATGCTTTTTTGGTAAATGCGATAGTTTTTGCTTGCCCTGCTGTAGGTTGCATAGTAAATGTAATCGCCGTTTGCATAAATCATATAATCATTATTTGTAAGACCTGTATCGCAAGTCTGCCCCGTTTGTATATCGTAATATTTCAGCGTCTTGCTTTGATGGCTGGAGCTATAATATACCTTGTCGCCCGTAATCATAAAGTGAGTCGAAAAGCCACTACCCCAGGGCGTATCTGCAATCAACCGCAAATCACTGCCGTCCGGGTTGCAAGAATAGATGGCAGAATAATAGTCCGAGGTGCCTGCCTCCTTGCAGGAATAGTATAATCGGTTCTTATAAAAGGCGATTCCGCATACATAATCATACTTAGCCGGTTTGAATGAGAAATTCGTAAGTCCCGGCACCTTTCCGAGAACATTGGTCACACCGTTATAATAAGCAATGTTTGAAGAATACACCGTATCTACCGTTTCTTCCTCCATGGCAATTTCCACTACATTTTTATCCCGAAGCACGTAGAAAATGCCCTGATAATCCTGATATCCGTCAGCCGTTGCTTTTAACACATACGCATCGGGCTTTAAATGTGTTCTGTACTTTCCGCTTCCGTCAACCGTTACCTCAGGCTTATCGCTGATGTAAAGGGTTACCCCGCTCACCGACTCTTTGGTTTTAGAATTGATAACCGTAAAATCGGTCTGATACAGCTTATGGTCGCAGGCATTCAGTTCAAACTCAGGCCCTTTCCACTCTGTACCGCCCACAGAAAAATGCCAGGGGTTAACTACTGCTGTGTATTTGGGACTTTTCACGGTCGCATCTATGTCAAAATCCTCTTTGACCCATTCGTTCAACTCGTCTGCCAGACCTGCGCTGAACTGCGAATACAGATAAATATCCCCAAAGAAGCAGGCATAGCAGTCATGAATCACACCGTTTTCGTCCGGCTTCATCTGGTTGCCGGTATATTCCACACCGTCAAGACCCACCGAAACACTCTGCTCCACATCCACCTGACCGTTGATGCCGGTTCCGACCTCTGCCCCAAGCTCAACCAGACCGATATCGCCCAAGAAGAAATCACTACCGCAATCAATCTTTACCGCAGCTTCCACACCGGGTCCGATTTCCAGACTGCCGTCTGCATCTGCCTTAACGGTCGGGGTAACCAGCGGATCGTTCCAGGTTTCAAATTCTCCGTTATAATAGCGCATACCTGCATCGGTGCGGATATCTGCAATGGCTTCCACCGTAAATTCACCCTCTGCACGCATCACCGCATACAAGGTAAGACCAACCTTCACAGGACCTGCCACAGGAATTTCACATTCGGGAAGCTTAAATACCTGCTCGGCAGAAGCGCTTTTGGAATATCCAAACACCGCAGTAGTATCGGTTACGGCACTTGCATGTGCCAATACCTGCTCTGCTTTTAAATTTTTCCCTGCAAGGTAAACATCCACCAGCACTTTAAGCTCCATGTCCAGCGACGCATACGCCCCATCCTTGGTGGCATAGTTTTCGGTTTCATAATGAATGGTTCCGGTTTCGATTGCCGTGCCGGTCGCTTTCCAGCGCAGCTTACCGCCCTTAAAATCGCCCGTAACACCACCATTGATTACGGTATCAAAATCCGATTCCACCTTGCCTGTGTTGCCAAGATTCGGTGCACCTGCCGTAACCAGGCCGTTGCCTGCTTTAAAATGCTCAGGAGAAGCGGTCACAACGGTTGAAATGTCAATGGATTCCACAAACTCATCAAGCTCGGGCTGTGCACAGGTCACGGTTACATTGTTTCCGCTTTTTTTAACGTTTGTAATTTTGGCAATCAGCCCCTCGGGCAGATTGTTGCATGCCGGTATGTACAAAATATCCCCTTTGCGCAATGCCTTTACAACCGCGTCCGCATTGGAAAGGGTTACGGTTTTCTTTGTGCTGTCTATGTTGGAAATGGCATTTTTTTCGCCGGATTCAACGTATTTTACATTGTCTTTAAACACAATCTCGTTGGCAGAATCCTCACGAATCGCATGAAAAGATTTCGTTTTCTGCATCATTCTGCTGATCAGCGCCGCCGCTTCCGCACGGGTTAATGTGTTGTCAGGCTTAAAGGTGCCGTCCTCGTAGCCGTTGATTAATCCGTACTCTGCCGCAGTGCCCACCGCTACCTTTTGCTTTGCATCGGTAACATCCGAAAAAGGACAGGTTGCGTCCGAAGAAACGCCCATACCGTTAATCATCCAGATTGCCGCTTCCCCACGGGTGATGGGGTCATCGGGACGGAAAAGGTCTGTATCACGCGTGATGACACCGCTCTGCACTCCGCACGCTACATACGGGGTATACCAGGCATCTGCTGTCGTATCCGAAAAAGCAGGTGCATACGCTACTGACGAATCATAATCCTCCAGAGCACACACAATCAGCTTGACAAACTGTGCGCGGGTAAGGGGGCTTTCCGGCTCATAGGTCTCGTTGGTAACACCGTTGATAACACCGCTGTCTGCCAACTCATTTATAATGGCATGTGCCCAATGGCTTTCGGGTACATCCAAAAAGGATGCCGCCGAAGCATTGATGCTGACCAAAAGCACCGCCATTACAACCGAAATCAATCTTTTCATGTTCTCTCTCCTGTCGTTTTGTTATTTTTGCACAAAAAAGCATACCGCTTATACGCGATATGCTTTCTTTTTTAAACCGTTTTAGTGTCTTTCAAACATAAAGTGTTCAAGATAGTAGTTAGACTGCATATTCAGGATGTTCTGCAGATTGCGAACACCCATCTCTTCCGCAAGGGTTTCCTTCTTGGAGAACATATTCACACCAAGACCCAGCGAATCTCCCTCAATTTCAAAGCCTAACGCCGCTAAAATCGTCGGAAACATATCCATAGCTGTAAAATCACGGTTCTTCATGTTGATTTTACCACCGACCTGTGCGTTTAAGAAGCAGTTATAAACTGTACGCTCCAGATAATCGGGTTCTTCTTCAACCAGCTGTTTGTCCATACGCGGATGGTCACCGGTGATGACAATCACCGTATCCTCATAGAACGGCTGTTGCTTACACCAGTCGATAAATTCGCCCAACTGCTTGTCGGCACATGCCACAACATTTGCGGTCATGTTTTCGTACTCATCCCCGCAGATACTGCAAAGGTAACCGTCGGTACAATGGGTATCCACCGTCAACATGGTAAAGTTAAAGGGCTGTTCCCCCTGTGCAAGACGGGTAATCTCGTCTTTGGCAATCTGATACAGATACATATCCTCATAGCCCCAGAATTCGTTATCATAATCGGGGGTGGGCAAATAGCCTGCATCCTGCGCGGTAAACAAATCATAGATCTGATAGTTACCGTGCTGGGTAAACAGATTCTTTCTGCCGCCAAATACAGCATCCGAGCCGCAAAGGAATTCCTGAACATAGCCTCTTTCCAGTAAGATATCCCCTAAGGTTATAATACCGGGTGCGAATTTTTCATACTTGTCCATGGAATTTCGCTGTACCGGGAAGGAGAAGGGTACACCCGAGGAGGTCGCAAACAATGCGCCTGCCGTCCAGGTTGTACCGTCAATGGAACGGAAACCGCCTATTTTATCGTCATCCGAGAAGGAAATGCCTTCCTTGGCAAGCGCGGTCAGATTCGGCAGAAGATTGTCCTTCTGAATACCGCCCTCCTGCACAGACTGGTAGGTATTTTCCATACTCTCCAGATAAATCAGGATTAAATTTTTCTTTTCCTGCGGGTCCTTGATTTCTACACTTGAAGGATCTATATACCGTTCTTCATAAATGGTAGATACAGCATTTTTGGAACGAATGTATGCTGTGATTTCAAAGGTCTCCTCCACCATAATGGTAGAACC
Coding sequences:
- a CDS encoding ECF transporter S component, producing MKTKNKKRADRVKTQKTVVAKPKALTRAEKTKNMVLTGILTALVVVLYWVGTVFKVGTVSITLTLIPIVIGAALCGTKAAVWLGLVFGINVLADPTTSMFMTWNIGGTFITVLAKGALCGLAAAYTYQKFADRNKIFAVFAAGVVCPVVNTAVFLLGCVMFFFQGVSSMASNAGQNVFLFMIVGFVGLNFIVELVINMIVSPAIIRILDIRKKA
- a CDS encoding type III pantothenate kinase; its protein translation is MILTIDIGNTNIVLGGFFNEQLKFVARIATDATLTEDEYAGKLLTILNIHNVAQDMISGAIISSVVPPLNRIMEKAVRFVCKVEPILVGPGVKTGINIHCDDPSSVGADLICCCVAAHNLYGSPCLIVDMGTATKILYVNDKGTFEGASIIPGVMMGLKALSSGTAQLPQVGLEAPKSVIGKNTVDCMRGGVVYGNAAMLDGMLDRYLEEIGKDIPVVATGGMANVIVPHCKHKITLDGDLLLKGLYTIYQKNK
- the trxA gene encoding thioredoxin translates to MEITVTSANFEQEVLKSDLPVLLDFWATWCGPCQMIAPIVAEIAEEYAGKVKVGKVNVDQEGALAMQFGIQSIPTLLYFKGGKLQDTKIGYCTKDQITNMF
- a CDS encoding ferredoxin thioredoxin reductase catalytic beta chain — encoded protein: MKIKLNPNPEVVKVIKEGLKQKGGYCPCRVEKTEDYKCMCKEFREQIADESFEGYCHCMLYYKSLEEDA
- the brnQ gene encoding branched-chain amino acid transport system II carrier protein, which translates into the protein MKNSVKKDGIVIGAALFSMFFGAGNMIFPPFLGFEAGTQWFIAFICYFLADIGLAVLTVFALLKNDLPESLFDGLGKFLPKLLMLSVVLCIGPIICIPRTGATTFELSLLPLFPALNPIPFYIAFFALVYVLCIKKSAVVDVVGKVLTPVLFLGLLVLIALGIFAFDGNLSAPKTLSVAAAGIQAGYQSMDVLAAIIFGALITHSAVEKGHTEKSAKRNTIAIASFVAGFGLLVVYLGLTFLGAVFSTSPNFTMHTGRTELLTEIIRQLFPGNFGLWFFAVVAGFACLSTAIALTGACADYISTLSGGKIKYSHLVLIICIFSAVASCIGVDGLVNFASPILSILYPPILIMILLCFVRQKLPKFIVRLCAGLGFAVGILQVLQSYGIRFTFFNALPFANMDLHWVVPVAVCCMIGFILKKLLPHK
- a CDS encoding NPCBM/NEW2 domain-containing protein, which encodes MKNRLQGLVAGILIGAILTSGIAFARSRTEMIEALYNNVKIYVDGVKIEPKDATGNAVEPFIYNGTTYLPVRAVGEAIGKIVTWDGATQSVYLGDKPGNVKYMMDVCPAFQFNSTYYEECTTKNGKYFEMGGKKYSNGFYATAITNSNGNAGNAAFYNLDGKYKTLTFMAGAVDNQLSRDSEFRIYADDKLIKTVEIKIGSLPQKYTLNIDNALQLKIEMCASVNWASVGEIGMAEIILN
- a CDS encoding S-layer homology domain-containing protein codes for the protein MKRLISVVMAVLLVSINASAASFLDVPESHWAHAIINELADSGVINGVTNETYEPESPLTRAQFVKLIVCALEDYDSSVAYAPAFSDTTADAWYTPYVACGVQSGVITRDTDLFRPDDPITRGEAAIWMINGMGVSSDATCPFSDVTDAKQKVAVGTAAEYGLINGYEDGTFKPDNTLTRAEAAALISRMMQKTKSFHAIREDSANEIVFKDNVKYVESGEKNAISNIDSTKKTVTLSNADAVVKALRKGDILYIPACNNLPEGLIAKITNVKKSGNNVTVTCAQPELDEFVESIDISTVVTASPEHFKAGNGLVTAGAPNLGNTGKVESDFDTVINGGVTGDFKGGKLRWKATGTAIETGTIHYETENYATKDGAYASLDMELKVLVDVYLAGKNLKAEQVLAHASAVTDTTAVFGYSKSASAEQVFKLPECEIPVAGPVKVGLTLYAVMRAEGEFTVEAIADIRTDAGMRYYNGEFETWNDPLVTPTVKADADGSLEIGPGVEAAVKIDCGSDFFLGDIGLVELGAEVGTGINGQVDVEQSVSVGLDGVEYTGNQMKPDENGVIHDCYACFFGDIYLYSQFSAGLADELNEWVKEDFDIDATVKSPKYTAVVNPWHFSVGGTEWKGPEFELNACDHKLYQTDFTVINSKTKESVSGVTLYISDKPEVTVDGSGKYRTHLKPDAYVLKATADGYQDYQGIFYVLRDKNVVEIAMEEETVDTVYSSNIAYYNGVTNVLGKVPGLTNFSFKPAKYDYVCGIAFYKNRLYYSCKEAGTSDYYSAIYSCNPDGSDLRLIADTPWGSGFSTHFMITGDKVYYSSSHQSKTLKYYDIQTGQTCDTGLTNNDYMIYANGDYIYYATYSRASKNYRIYQKSMKTGEVKQITSCKSIYDYNILPGENGEVYYVTGKKVVRYNGDNSEVILNSDTSISNIHAITGDLLYYSYYSGNYGYLSRYNMATGTVELLDYHRTAGGGDPYFNW
- a CDS encoding LTA synthase family protein, with the translated sequence MKKKSLILYILNALLLILSISVVVACIWAGKKYVFGIREILYTLNGPMEGTDTSMLTNGLKDCLPILIPIMIIIVLFFAMDYHKRFKIRIKGMFFGLKCDFEFMKYFRKIVAFIVVGGLIGSTIMVEETFEITAYIRSKNAVSTIYEERYIDPSSVEIKDPQEKKNLILIYLESMENTYQSVQEGGIQKDNLLPNLTALAKEGISFSDDDKIGGFRSIDGTTWTAGALFATSSGVPFSFPVQRNSMDKYEKFAPGIITLGDILLERGYVQEFLCGSDAVFGGRKNLFTQHGNYQIYDLFTAQDAGYLPTPDYDNEFWGYEDMYLYQIAKDEITRLAQGEQPFNFTMLTVDTHCTDGYLCSICGDEYENMTANVVACADKQLGEFIDWCKQQPFYEDTVIVITGDHPRMDKQLVEEEPDYLERTVYNCFLNAQVGGKINMKNRDFTAMDMFPTILAALGFEIEGDSLGLGVNMFSKKETLAEEMGVRNLQNILNMQSNYYLEHFMFERH